In one Roseburia intestinalis L1-82 genomic region, the following are encoded:
- a CDS encoding VirB4-like conjugal transfer ATPase, CD1110 family translates to MSYSRQISHLRLPERYSSTSCCLNSSVYLRGFRRCFCSVIKSAPSCIYYRLYDLKKSVQLIVTYPVREKGEFMLGLCEQCIGDSLNSRQKSIIDRCVRKLYIDIARSKEKYIPVMSDFYDILMAQPEDEAKDIALSLELFVNGSLNIFNHQTNVDVDNRFTVYGIRDLGTELSPITMLVMMESIQNRIVENGKRGKATWLYIDEFHVLLNSEYSAKYLQQLWKKVRKQGGLCTGITQNVVDLLQNYTATTMLANSEFVALLKQANTDSSKMAEVIGVSEAQLRFVTNTASGMGLIKCGSVVIPFDNQISKDTDLYKLYNTNIHEIIEMKKHANEKC, encoded by the coding sequence ATGTCATATTCACGGCAGATATCACATCTGCGTTTGCCGGAACGATATAGTTCCACCAGTTGCTGTTTAAATTCATCTGTATATTTGCGAGGTTTTCGTCGTTGTTTTTGTTCGGTCATAAAGAGTGCTCCTTCGTGTATTTATTATAGATTATATGACCTTAAAAAATCTGTCCAGTTAATTGTAACCTATCCAGTAAGAGAAAAAGGCGAGTTTATGCTTGGACTTTGTGAGCAGTGTATCGGAGACAGTTTAAATTCAAGACAGAAGTCAATCATTGACCGCTGTGTGAGAAAGCTGTATATCGACATTGCAAGGAGCAAAGAGAAGTATATCCCTGTAATGAGTGACTTTTACGATATCCTTATGGCACAGCCGGAGGACGAGGCAAAGGACATTGCATTGTCATTGGAGCTTTTTGTAAATGGTTCACTTAACATCTTCAACCATCAGACAAATGTGGATGTGGATAACAGATTCACAGTATATGGCATCAGGGACTTAGGTACAGAGCTTAGTCCTATCACAATGCTTGTCATGATGGAGTCCATTCAGAACAGGATTGTTGAGAATGGTAAGAGAGGCAAGGCAACATGGCTCTATATTGATGAGTTCCATGTCTTACTTAATTCCGAGTATTCTGCAAAATATCTGCAGCAGCTCTGGAAGAAAGTGAGAAAACAGGGAGGTCTTTGTACCGGTATCACGCAAAATGTAGTCGATCTGTTGCAGAATTACACAGCAACCACAATGCTTGCAAACTCTGAGTTTGTGGCACTTTTAAAGCAGGCGAATACAGACAGTTCCAAGATGGCGGAGGTTATCGGAGTATCAGAGGCACAGCTTAGATTTGTAACCAATACTGCATCTGGAATGGGACTTATCAAGTGTGGTTCTGTGGTGATTCCGTTTGATAATCAGATAAGTAAGGATACGGATTTGTATAAGCTGTACAATACCAACATTCACGAGATAATTGAGATGAAAAAGCATGCAAATGAAAAATGTTAA
- a CDS encoding PBECR4 domain-containing protein — MRNVLDCINAFIPLLSTEYELVLGRKGVSVTLRISFDKKDCFHLMGLQYLVDRPELSRDRGRVFDEIADGTITIEKIESSDFYNKIEQRVHFLPLLEQMIDSNDTVFKYNKKANMYSMIEADYLMENNVESRNLFLFLSNDEGDNYFCRSFFPEEKMDYSKNQASWTLLYKKKIDLSTRIETVLYNRIK; from the coding sequence ATGAGGAATGTTTTAGATTGCATAAATGCATTTATTCCGCTATTATCAACCGAATATGAGCTTGTACTAGGGAGAAAAGGTGTTTCAGTTACATTAAGAATTTCATTTGATAAAAAAGATTGTTTTCATCTTATGGGATTACAATATCTGGTAGACAGACCTGAATTGAGCCGAGACAGAGGCAGAGTATTTGATGAGATAGCAGATGGAACAATTACAATTGAAAAAATAGAGTCATCAGATTTTTATAATAAGATAGAGCAAAGAGTTCATTTCCTGCCATTGCTTGAACAAATGATTGATAGTAATGATACTGTGTTTAAGTATAATAAGAAAGCAAATATGTATTCAATGATTGAGGCTGATTATCTTATGGAAAACAACGTGGAGAGCAGGAATCTATTTTTGTTTTTATCTAATGATGAAGGAGATAATTATTTCTGTCGTTCATTTTTTCCAGAGGAAAAGATGGATTATTCAAAAAATCAAGCATCGTGGACACTTCTTTATAAGAAAAAGATTGATTTATCAACCAGAATAGAGACAGTTCTTTACAATAGAATTAAATAG
- a CDS encoding IS3 family transposase (programmed frameshift): MTEQKQRRKPRKYTDEFKQQLVELYRSGKRRCDICREYDIATSLFDKWVKQASNSGSFHEKDNRTPEQEELIRLRKENQQLRMENDILKPSGADLRTKVNVIKANAHKYSVSAMCRVLQVNRSTYYYEAAAKKDESELTADIQEIFRKSRNHYGTRKIKKELADCGKQVSRRRIGRIMKQEGLVSSYTTAQFKPQKDRCNESKVENVLNRQFQNQPYRNVVVSDLTYVRVGNRWNYICVLIDLFNREIIGYSAGEHKTAELVKQAFMKVDGNLSEIHIFHTDRGNEFKNETIEELLETFHMERSLSHKGCPYDNAVAEATFKIIKTEFVWNETFHTQEELKIKLWDYVNWYNHHRIHSSLGYQTPVQYRKNNLKKFV, from the exons ATGACCGAACAAAAACAACGACGAAAACCTCGCAAATATACAGATGAATTTAAACAGCAACTGGTGGAACTATATCGTTCCGGCAAACGCAGATGTGATATCTGCCGTGAATATGACATTGCTACTTCCCTGTTTGACAAGTGGGTAAAGCAGGCATCCAATTCCGGTTCTTTCCATGAAAAAGATAACCGGACTCCGGAGCAGGAAGAACTGATCCGGCTTCGGAAAGAAAACCAGCAGTTAAGAATGGAAAATGATATTTTAAAAC CAAGCGGCGCTGATCTTAGGACGAAAGTAAATGTGATTAAAGCAAATGCCCACAAATACTCTGTATCAGCAATGTGTCGCGTCCTACAGGTAAACAGAAGCACCTATTATTATGAAGCAGCAGCAAAAAAAGATGAATCAGAACTCACTGCAGACATTCAGGAAATTTTTAGAAAAAGCCGGAACCATTATGGTACACGAAAGATCAAGAAAGAACTGGCTGATTGCGGGAAACAGGTATCAAGACGCAGGATTGGACGGATTATGAAACAGGAAGGTCTGGTATCAAGCTATACTACAGCACAGTTTAAACCGCAAAAAGACAGATGTAATGAATCAAAAGTAGAGAATGTGTTGAACCGACAATTTCAAAACCAGCCATACCGCAATGTAGTGGTAAGTGATTTGACCTACGTAAGGGTAGGAAACCGCTGGAATTATATTTGTGTACTGATTGATCTTTTTAACAGGGAGATTATTGGATACAGTGCAGGAGAACATAAAACAGCAGAACTTGTAAAACAGGCATTTATGAAAGTAGACGGAAATCTGTCGGAAATCCATATTTTCCACACAGACCGTGGAAATGAATTTAAAAACGAGACAATTGAAGAACTGTTAGAAACGTTCCATATGGAACGCTCCCTGAGCCATAAGGGATGTCCTTATGACAATGCAGTGGCAGAAGCTACGTTCAAGATTATAAAAACAGAATTTGTATGGAATGAAACATTCCATACGCAGGAAGAACTGAAGATAAAACTATGGGATTATGTAAACTGGTATAATCATCACCGCATACATTCTTCCTTAGGGTATCAAACGCCTGTACAATATCGGAAAAATAACCTAAAAAAATTTGTCTGA
- a CDS encoding TnpV protein, which produces MLEEMTYKEVDGLLYPQIEMPDETEDLTKLGKYGRMAMNYLKENEPARYKTLMRFGKMYEKMSAVEEEANQLYDQLEMQYLAKHKPQDPSSTMEMWKIREQAKMQAEEVVLNQIVMRFH; this is translated from the coding sequence ATGTTAGAAGAAATGACTTACAAGGAAGTGGACGGACTGCTTTATCCGCAGATAGAGATGCCGGACGAGACGGAGGATCTCACGAAGCTGGGCAAATACGGAAGGATGGCGATGAACTATCTCAAAGAGAACGAGCCGGCAAGATACAAGACGCTGATGAGATTCGGGAAGATGTACGAGAAGATGTCAGCGGTAGAGGAGGAAGCGAATCAGCTGTACGACCAGTTAGAGATGCAGTATCTGGCGAAGCACAAGCCACAGGATCCGTCATCGACAATGGAGATGTGGAAGATAAGAGAGCAGGCGAAGATGCAGGCAGAGGAAGTGGTACTGAATCAGATAGTGATGCGATTCCACTAG
- a CDS encoding class D sortase: MSIRKVVAGLLIAAGIAIMAVPFFWRTTGEKQTEQLISEFEQTLEDDYDEETDVEEEQTSISEEDEAILKEGGVIGIIEIPGLNIRYPVMEGTASKVLNAGIGHIEETAGIGESGNCVLCGHNGSRYGTFFTPLSQISIGDEIMITDKNGLKHIYEVTETEIVNPYDNSIKTQGDEKELTLFTCSQKGTMRFVVRCIYKEAVMDE; the protein is encoded by the coding sequence ATGAGCATAAGAAAAGTGGTCGCAGGACTACTGATTGCAGCAGGGATTGCCATTATGGCAGTCCCTTTTTTCTGGAGGACAACCGGAGAAAAACAGACAGAACAGCTCATAAGTGAATTTGAGCAGACATTGGAGGATGATTACGATGAAGAAACAGATGTGGAGGAAGAGCAAACCTCCATTAGTGAAGAGGATGAAGCCATTCTTAAAGAAGGCGGTGTTATCGGCATCATTGAGATACCGGGCTTAAATATCAGGTATCCGGTAATGGAAGGTACCGCAAGTAAAGTGCTTAATGCCGGGATCGGTCATATAGAAGAAACAGCAGGAATCGGAGAAAGTGGCAACTGTGTATTGTGCGGTCATAATGGCAGCAGATATGGCACATTTTTTACACCACTAAGTCAGATATCCATAGGTGATGAAATAATGATAACCGACAAAAATGGGCTGAAGCATATCTATGAGGTAACAGAGACAGAGATAGTAAATCCGTATGATAACAGCATCAAGACACAGGGAGATGAAAAAGAACTAACTCTTTTTACCTGTTCCCAGAAAGGAACCATGCGTTTTGTGGTCAGGTGCATTTATAAGGAGGCGGTGATGGATGAATAA
- a CDS encoding IS3 family transposase (programmed frameshift) — MTEQKQRRKPRKYTDEFKQQLVELYRSGKRRCDICREYDIATSLFDKWVKQASNSGSFHEKDNRTPEQEELIRLRKENQQLRMENDILKPSGADLRTKVNVIKANAHKYSVSAMCRVLQVNRSTYYYEAAKKDESELTADIQEIFRKSRNHYGTRKIKKELADCGKQVSRRRIGRIMKQEGLVSSYTTAQFKPQKDRCNESKVENVLNRQFQNQPYRNVVVSDLTYVRVGNRWNYICVLIDLFNREIIGYSAGEHKTAELVKQAFMKVDGNLSEIHIFHTDRGNEFKNETIEELLETFHMERSLSHKGCPYDNAVAEATFKIIKTEFVWNETFHTQEELKIKLWDYVNWYNHHRIHSSLGYQTPVQYRKNNLKKFV, encoded by the exons ATGACCGAACAAAAACAACGACGAAAACCTCGCAAATATACAGACGAATTTAAACAGCAACTGGTGGAACTATATCGTTCCGGCAAACGCAGATGTGATATCTGCCGTGAATATGACATTGCTACGTCCCTGTTTGACAAGTGGGTAAAGCAGGCATCCAATTCCGGTTCTTTCCATGAAAAAGATAACCGGACTCCGGAGCAGGAAGAACTGATCCGGCTTCGGAAAGAAAACCAGCAGTTAAGAATGGAAAATGATATTTTAAAAC CAAGCGGCGCTGATCTTAGGACGAAAGTAAATGTGATCAAAGCAAATGCCCACAAATACTCTGTATCAGCAATGTGCCGCGTCCTACAGGTAAACAGAAGCACCTATTATTATGAAGCAGCAAAAAAAGATGAATCAGAACTCACTGCAGACATTCAGGAAATTTTTAGAAAAAGCCGGAACCATTATGGTACACGAAAGATCAAGAAAGAACTGGCTGATTGCGGGAAACAGGTATCAAGACGCAGGATTGGACGGATTATGAAACAGGAAGGTCTGGTATCAAGCTATACTACAGCACAGTTTAAACCGCAAAAAGACAGATGTAATGAATCAAAAGTAGAGAATGTGTTGAACCGACAATTTCAAAACCAGCCATACCGCAATGTAGTGGTAAGTGATTTGACCTACGTAAGGGTAGGAAACCGCTGGAATTATATTTGTGTACTGATTGATCTTTTTAACAGGGAGATTATTGGATACAGTGCAGGAGAACATAAAACAGCAGAACTTGTAAAACAGGCATTTATGAAAGTAGACGGAAATCTGTCGGAAATCCATATTTTCCACACAGACCGTGGAAATGAATTTAAAAACGAGACAATTGAAGAACTGTTAGAAACGTTCCATATGGAACGCTCCCTGAGCCATAAGGGATGTCCTTATGACAATGCAGTGGCAGAAGCTACGTTCAAGATTATAAAAACAGAATTTGTATGGAATGAAACATTCCATACGCAGGAAGAACTGAAGATAAAACTATGGGATTATGTAAACTGGTATAATCATCACCGCATACATTCTTCCTTAGGGTATCAAACGCCTGTACAATATCGGAAAAATAACCTAAAAAAATTTGTCTGA
- a CDS encoding helicase-related protein has product MEDKRAGEDAGRGSGTESDSDAIPLESDDTELNRELDEINSLGVSKEAEYTQASFFFDQNGQASIGTIHTEDENNNQFMRQFEQDRKAALAGKYNYLNPKKSATVPGEYIKQVLMGGTGFIGGKGRVCKIFETEIDAGTRAKRIKAEYGQGGAGWPVDGLGLHGYDTFHGNGLRFQWRDEDGEVEGYVSWKDIEKELGVLILTGEYQPETPRIDELAMDGLREDDEVIDAEYREVEPEEAESEIDDYAIPDEPESYASNRDYVSAKGMTPQEAADEDRMVTQAEYGAEIEAETSEKDPSELKYITPIDYAKRIAELDEDLRDAAEILVTDCSCYTPFRAFLMDVVQSDFAFMPNKLDLIRDIALGTDNAERKAYSNNKYGLVEYSIRSGYVKISYKNRNGVRKEGALDWRELYEILSYMVKQPFYCGEDQKKYYQETKQKADRDKMNPVYKRFFDIEDSVKANRLETRERAIANGWETKIDENGHVVSDDAVSVSVDDIQADTESQETVDFTPKQEPVQQVESLENEKNVAGQTKHNFHYNLWEMEKGGAKTRYQWNMDAIRTLKQIESENRLATPEEQKTLSKFVGWGGLSQAFDENNAGWSKEYAELKDLLSDEEYSAARATVNNAFYTSPEIAMCINSALVQFGFRGGNVLEPSMGIGNFFGSMPAPMQRSKLYGVEIDSISGRIAKQLYQNANISITGFENTTYPDNFFDVVVGNVPFGDYKVFDPKYNKYNFRIHDYFLAKALDQVRPGGMVAVITTKGTLDKANPTIRKYLAERAELVGAVRLPNTAFKDNAGTEVTADILFLQKRERKIDIEPDWVHLGVTENGIAVNSYFAEHPEMMLGSMEYDTRIYGQDSRYTVCVNNDENFNMYETLNKAIGNIKAQMTDFERVADEAEQTEEVIPADPDVRNYTYTFFEGKLYYRENSEMVKKEVSQTAEERIRSLDEIRQITRELIDIQMDGCSEEELSDKQRLLNVKYDAFVKQYGAITSKANRIAFRDDSDYPLLCSLEEVNEDGEVKKADMFYKQTIKAKTVIDRVETAVEALNVSVNEFGYVNLAYMLSIYEPDITNAKEELAEKSGQTVDEITLSDDALAEIRRAVLVEELDGLVFLNPDRYNENNPDIGWETADEYLSGNVRDKLRVAKAMAADTDNPQAERFAGNVAALEKVQPEWIEASDIDVKIGTTWIESLDYEQFIYELLNTPRRARAVRSQFYNTGIQVHLNKMSMEWFIENKSMDKHSVAATKTYGTSRMDAYSIFEDTLNLKTVTVRDRIDDGDGKYHYEVNKNETMLAREKQNMIKEKFKEWLFAEPERRQKYVEYYNETFNNIRLREYDGSHLQFPGMNPAIELKPHQKNAVARILLGGNTLLAHCVGAGKSFEMMAACMEQKRLGLANKTIMVVPKPLIGQTASEFLRLYPSANILVATERDFEKSRRKQFVSRIATGDYDCIIMSHSQFEKIPISAERKERMLNEQIDEISYAIDEMKERNGERWTVKQMESQKKKLEEQLKSLSDESRKDDLITFEELGVDSIMVDEAHNFKNLAIFSKMNNVSGISSSGAKKSTDMQLKCQYLSEINDGRGIVFATGTPISNTMCEMYVMQLYLQKAALEEMGIYHFDSWAANFGEVTTALELTVEGSGFRFKSRFNKFTNLPELMNIFREVADVQTADMLDLDVPALRGGKPIIVESEPDWYVKQVMEDFVVRAERIRGGGVDPSVDNFLKITHEARLLGTDARLIDKDAPSNPDGKLNKVAENVWKEYEKGNVDGHIGCQLIFSDIGTPGPDKDFTIYDYLKETLIQYGIPAEEIAFIHDAKTDAQRDALFKEMRTGKKKVLIGSTDKCGTGVNVQTHLVAMHHVDCPWKPSSIEQREGRGIRQGNENEEVAIYRYVTKGTFDAYNWSLIENKQRFISQVMTSKAVSRSCEDIDEATLSYAEIKAVATGNPLIREKMEWIVNTFSDKFF; this is encoded by the coding sequence GTGGAAGATAAGAGAGCAGGCGAAGATGCAGGCAGAGGAAGTGGTACTGAATCAGATAGTGATGCGATTCCACTAGAATCAGATGATACAGAACTGAATAGGGAACTTGATGAAATCAATTCATTGGGTGTCAGTAAGGAAGCCGAATATACACAGGCTTCCTTTTTTTTCGACCAGAACGGGCAGGCAAGCATTGGCACCATTCATACTGAGGACGAAAACAATAATCAGTTTATGCGTCAGTTCGAGCAGGACAGAAAAGCTGCATTAGCAGGTAAATACAATTACCTGAATCCCAAAAAGTCTGCAACAGTACCAGGTGAGTATATCAAACAGGTGCTTATGGGAGGTACAGGTTTTATCGGTGGTAAGGGCAGGGTATGCAAGATTTTTGAAACAGAGATTGATGCAGGAACCAGGGCAAAGCGTATCAAAGCAGAATATGGTCAGGGAGGTGCAGGCTGGCCGGTTGACGGACTGGGACTGCACGGATATGACACATTTCATGGGAACGGACTGCGTTTTCAGTGGCGAGATGAGGATGGAGAGGTTGAAGGATATGTTTCATGGAAAGATATCGAAAAAGAGCTTGGTGTCCTTATTCTTACAGGGGAATACCAGCCTGAGACACCTCGTATTGATGAGCTTGCGATGGACGGACTCCGTGAGGATGATGAGGTCATTGATGCCGAATATCGGGAAGTGGAACCGGAAGAGGCAGAATCAGAGATTGATGATTATGCAATACCGGATGAGCCGGAGAGCTATGCTTCTAACAGAGATTATGTAAGTGCAAAAGGCATGACACCACAGGAAGCTGCCGATGAAGACCGCATGGTAACACAGGCAGAATATGGTGCCGAGATAGAAGCTGAAACATCTGAAAAAGATCCATCAGAGCTTAAGTATATTACACCGATTGATTATGCCAAGCGTATTGCAGAGCTTGATGAAGACCTGCGTGATGCGGCGGAGATTCTTGTAACAGATTGCAGCTGCTACACTCCGTTTAGGGCATTCCTTATGGATGTGGTGCAGTCTGATTTTGCATTTATGCCAAATAAACTTGACCTTATCAGGGATATTGCATTAGGGACAGATAATGCAGAAAGAAAGGCATATTCCAACAATAAGTATGGTCTTGTGGAGTACTCAATCAGAAGCGGATATGTGAAGATCAGCTATAAGAACAGGAATGGTGTGCGTAAAGAAGGTGCTCTCGATTGGCGTGAGTTATATGAAATCTTATCTTATATGGTAAAACAGCCATTTTACTGCGGAGAAGACCAGAAGAAGTATTATCAGGAGACAAAGCAGAAGGCTGACAGGGATAAGATGAATCCGGTCTATAAGAGATTCTTTGATATCGAGGATAGTGTAAAAGCCAATCGTCTTGAAACCAGGGAAAGAGCAATAGCGAATGGCTGGGAAACCAAGATTGATGAGAATGGACATGTGGTTTCAGATGATGCAGTATCAGTATCTGTGGATGATATTCAGGCTGATACAGAATCACAGGAAACTGTAGATTTTACACCAAAGCAGGAACCAGTACAGCAAGTAGAAAGTCTTGAAAATGAGAAGAATGTTGCCGGGCAGACGAAACACAATTTCCACTATAACCTCTGGGAAATGGAAAAAGGCGGTGCTAAGACCAGATACCAGTGGAATATGGATGCAATCCGCACTTTAAAGCAGATTGAATCAGAGAACAGGCTTGCCACACCTGAGGAACAGAAAACTCTGTCGAAGTTTGTCGGATGGGGCGGACTGTCACAGGCATTTGATGAGAATAACGCAGGCTGGAGCAAAGAATATGCAGAGCTGAAAGACCTTTTATCTGATGAGGAATACAGTGCTGCAAGGGCAACAGTAAATAACGCCTTTTATACTTCACCGGAGATTGCCATGTGCATAAATTCGGCACTTGTCCAGTTTGGTTTCAGAGGCGGCAATGTATTAGAGCCATCTATGGGTATCGGTAACTTCTTTGGAAGTATGCCGGCACCAATGCAGAGAAGCAAGCTGTATGGGGTGGAGATTGACAGCATTTCAGGAAGAATTGCAAAGCAGCTTTATCAGAATGCCAATATCAGTATCACAGGATTTGAGAATACCACATATCCGGATAACTTCTTTGATGTGGTTGTCGGAAATGTGCCATTTGGTGATTATAAGGTATTTGATCCAAAGTACAACAAGTATAACTTCCGTATCCACGATTATTTTCTGGCAAAAGCACTTGATCAGGTAAGACCGGGAGGCATGGTTGCAGTAATCACCACAAAGGGAACACTTGATAAGGCAAATCCTACTATCCGAAAGTATCTGGCTGAAAGAGCAGAGCTTGTGGGAGCAGTAAGACTTCCGAATACTGCATTTAAAGATAATGCAGGAACCGAAGTGACAGCAGATATCCTGTTTTTGCAGAAGAGGGAGAGAAAGATTGATATTGAACCTGACTGGGTACACCTTGGTGTAACTGAGAATGGCATTGCAGTCAACTCTTATTTTGCAGAGCATCCGGAGATGATGCTTGGATCTATGGAATATGACACAAGGATTTACGGACAGGACAGCAGATATACAGTCTGTGTGAATAATGATGAGAACTTCAATATGTATGAGACTCTCAATAAGGCTATCGGTAATATCAAAGCCCAGATGACAGATTTTGAGAGAGTGGCAGATGAGGCGGAGCAGACGGAGGAAGTTATCCCGGCTGATCCGGATGTGAGAAACTACACTTACACATTTTTTGAAGGAAAACTCTATTACAGGGAAAATTCCGAGATGGTAAAAAAAGAAGTATCACAGACTGCCGAGGAGCGAATCCGAAGCCTTGATGAAATCAGACAGATAACAAGAGAGCTGATTGATATCCAGATGGATGGCTGCAGCGAGGAGGAGCTTTCTGATAAGCAGAGACTTCTTAATGTAAAATATGATGCCTTCGTAAAGCAGTATGGAGCCATTACTTCAAAAGCAAACAGAATAGCATTCAGGGATGACAGCGATTACCCGCTTCTTTGCAGTCTTGAGGAAGTAAACGAAGATGGGGAGGTGAAAAAAGCGGATATGTTTTATAAGCAGACGATTAAGGCAAAGACAGTCATAGACAGAGTGGAGACCGCTGTGGAAGCATTAAATGTATCCGTCAATGAATTTGGATATGTAAATCTTGCCTATATGCTTTCTATCTATGAGCCGGATATTACAAATGCAAAGGAAGAACTTGCAGAAAAGTCCGGACAGACAGTGGATGAGATAACGCTAAGTGATGATGCATTAGCAGAGATTAGAAGGGCAGTCCTTGTGGAAGAGCTGGACGGACTGGTTTTCCTAAATCCAGACCGCTACAACGAGAACAATCCCGACATCGGCTGGGAGACAGCAGACGAGTATCTTTCGGGAAATGTGAGAGACAAACTTCGTGTAGCAAAGGCTATGGCGGCTGATACAGACAATCCGCAGGCAGAAAGATTTGCAGGAAATGTGGCAGCACTTGAAAAGGTGCAGCCGGAATGGATTGAAGCCTCGGATATTGATGTAAAGATTGGTACGACATGGATTGAGTCGCTTGATTATGAGCAGTTTATCTATGAGCTTCTCAATACACCAAGAAGAGCAAGGGCAGTCAGAAGCCAGTTTTACAATACAGGCATTCAGGTACACTTAAATAAGATGAGCATGGAATGGTTCATCGAGAATAAGAGCATGGATAAGCATTCAGTGGCAGCTACTAAGACTTATGGTACAAGCCGCATGGATGCTTATTCTATTTTTGAGGATACGCTGAATCTTAAAACTGTAACAGTAAGGGACAGGATTGATGACGGTGATGGCAAATATCATTACGAAGTCAATAAGAACGAGACAATGCTTGCAAGGGAAAAGCAGAACATGATCAAGGAGAAGTTCAAGGAATGGCTGTTTGCAGAGCCGGAGCGAAGACAGAAATATGTGGAGTATTACAACGAGACATTCAATAACATCCGTCTGCGTGAGTATGACGGAAGTCACTTACAGTTTCCGGGAATGAATCCGGCGATTGAGTTAAAGCCACATCAGAAGAATGCGGTGGCAAGAATCCTTCTTGGAGGAAACACCCTGTTGGCACACTGCGTTGGTGCCGGAAAGTCCTTTGAGATGATGGCTGCCTGTATGGAGCAGAAGAGACTCGGACTTGCCAATAAGACGATCATGGTTGTTCCAAAGCCACTTATCGGTCAGACGGCATCAGAGTTTTTAAGGCTTTATCCGTCAGCAAATATCCTGGTTGCCACAGAGCGTGATTTTGAAAAGAGCCGCAGGAAGCAGTTCGTATCAAGGATTGCAACAGGTGACTATGACTGTATCATCATGTCGCACTCGCAGTTTGAAAAAATCCCGATCTCAGCAGAGAGAAAGGAAAGAATGCTCAATGAGCAGATTGATGAGATCAGCTATGCGATTGATGAGATGAAGGAGCGTAACGGAGAGAGATGGACTGTAAAACAGATGGAAAGCCAGAAGAAAAAGCTGGAGGAACAGCTGAAATCTCTATCTGATGAGAGCAGAAAGGATGACCTTATAACCTTTGAGGAGCTGGGTGTGGACTCTATCATGGTGGACGAGGCACATAATTTTAAGAATCTTGCGATTTTTTCCAAGATGAATAATGTGTCAGGTATCAGCAGCAGTGGAGCAAAGAAGTCAACAGATATGCAGCTTAAATGTCAGTATTTATCAGAGATAAATGATGGCAGAGGCATTGTATTTGCAACAGGTACACCGATATCCAATACCATGTGTGAGATGTATGTCATGCAGCTTTACTTACAGAAAGCGGCACTTGAAGAGATGGGGATTTATCACTTTGATTCATGGGCAGCGAACTTTGGTGAAGTGACAACAGCACTGGAGCTTACTGTAGAGGGAAGCGGATTCCGTTTCAAGAGCAGATTCAATAAATTTACCAATCTTCCGGAGCTTATGAATATCTTCCGTGAGGTAGCAGATGTGCAGACTGCCGATATGCTGGACTTAGATGTACCGGCACTAAGGGGCGGCAAGCCTATTATTGTGGAGTCGGAGCCTGACTGGTATGTAAAGCAGGTCATGGAAGATTTTGTTGTGAGGGCAGAGCGTATCAGAGGAGGTGGAGTAGATCCAAGCGTGGACAACTTCCTAAAGATTACTCATGAGGCAAGATTACTCGGAACAGATGCAAGGCTGATTGATAAGGACGCACCAAGTAATCCTGACGGAAAGCTCAATAAGGTAGCAGAAAATGTGTGGAAAGAATATGAGAAAGGAAATGTTGACGGTCATATAGGCTGTCAGCTTATTTTTTCAGATATCGGCACACCGGGACCGGATAAGGACTTTACCATCTACGATTATCTGAAGGAAACACTTATCCAGTATGGTATTCCGGCAGAGGAGATAGCTTTTATCCATGATGCTAAGACTGACGCACAGAGGGATGCACTTTTTAAGGAGATGAGGACAGGTAAAAAGAAGGTTCTTATCGGTTCAACAGATAAGTGTGGAACAGGTGTCAATGTGCAGACACACCTTGTAGCAATGCATCATGTGGACTGTCCGTGGAAGCCAAGCTCCATTGAACAGAGGGAAGGACGAGGCATACGACAGGGCAACGAAAATGAAGAGGTTGCAATCTACAGATATGTCACCAAAGGAACCTTTGATGCATACAACTGGTCGCTCATCGAAAATAAGCAGCGATTCATCAGTCAGGTCATGACAAGCAAGGCAGTAAGCCGAAGCTGTGAGGACATCGACGAGGCAACACTTTCCTATGCAGAGATTAAGGCAGTCGCCACAGGCAATCCTCTTATTCGTGAGAAGATGGAGTGGATTGTCAACACTTTTTCAGACAAATTTTTTTAG
- a CDS encoding DpnD/PcfM family protein, protein MEQEFDVEIKEVLSRVQKVKAESLDDAINKAMDMYYAEQIVLGAEDMKGVDFAPISESQLPSSLKENGGRAR, encoded by the coding sequence ATGGAACAGGAATTTGATGTTGAGATAAAAGAAGTGCTTTCACGAGTACAGAAAGTAAAGGCAGAGTCGCTTGACGATGCCATCAATAAGGCAATGGATATGTATTATGCAGAGCAGATAGTCCTTGGAGCAGAGGACATGAAGGGAGTTGATTTTGCACCTATCAGCGAAAGTCAGCTCCCTTCTTCATTAAAAGAAAACGGAGGAAGAGCAAGATGA